Part of the Oncorhynchus mykiss isolate Arlee chromosome 12, USDA_OmykA_1.1, whole genome shotgun sequence genome, gtcttgttaacaaactatagttttggcaagttggttaggacatctactttgtgcatgacacaagtacttattccaacaattgtttacagagagattatttcacttaaaattcattatcacaattccagtgggtcagaagtttacatacactaagttgactgtgcctttaaacagcttggaacattacagaaaataatgtcatggctttagaagcttctgataggctaattgacataatttgagtcaattggaggtgtggatgtatttcaaggcctaccttcaaactcagtgcctctttgcttgacatcatgggaaaatcaaaagaaatcagccaagatctcataaaaaaattatagacctccacatgtctggtactgctcaggaagaagatgcgttatgtctcctagagatggatgtaatttggtgggaaaagtgtaaatcaatcccagaacaccagcaaaggaccttgtgaagatgctggaggaaacaaaagtatctatatccaaagtaaaatGGGTCctatataacctgaaaggccgctcagcaaggaagaagccactgctccaaatctgccataaaaaagccagactacggtttgcatctgcacatggggacaaagatcgtactttttggagaaatgtccgctGGTccgatgaaagaaaaatagagctgtttggccataatgaccattgttatgtttggaggaaatagggggaggcttacaagacgaaaaacaccatcccgaccgtgaagcacgggggtggcagcatcgtgttgtgggggtgctttgctgcaggtgcacttcacaaaatagatggcatcatgaggtaggaaaattatgtggagatattgaagcaacatctcgagacatcagtcaggaagttaaagcttggtcgcaaatgggtcttccaaatgggcaatgacctcaagcatacttccaaatttgtggcagaatggcttaaagctcatcaataagctaaggaccctgggactaaacacctccctctgcaactgggtcctggtctTCCTGACGGGCCGGCTCCCAAGTGGTAAGAGGAGTTAAGGGCAAAAAGTCAAGgatttggagtggccatcacaaaggcctgacctcaatcctatagaaaatttgtgggcagaactgaaaaagcatgtgtgagcaaggaggcctataaacctgattccgttacaccagctctgtcaggaggaatggaccaaaatccacccaagcttgtggaaggctgcccgaaatgttttacccaagttaacaatttaaaggcaatgctaccaagtactaattgagtgtatgtaaacttctgacccactgggaatgtgatgaaagaaatgaaagctgaaatccttctgtctactattattttgacatttcacattctcataataaagtggtgatcctaactgaaagggattttcaggaattgtgaaaaactgagtttaagtgtatttggctaaggtgtatgtaaacttccgacttcaactgtacatgtcggGTACAGGAAATATCGTGGTAGAAGGTGTTGTTTTTATCAAAGCCTTTTGCATTGTTTTCTTCAAGTAGCACTTTTGTTTAGTTTTGCTTGTACAGTAACAATATGCCAATTTAAACCAATACTTCACTTTGATGCTAAACTACAGTGAACTACAGTGAGCTAATCTTTCTCTTAGGAATGCCATGCAGGTAGATTGTTATGACAAGTGAGTTTTAGTGCTTAACTTTACAGTGCTGTTTGGTCCAGTGCCTTTAGTAAATGTACAATgagatttgtgtgttttttttgctcGTGCAGGCAGTAGGGTGGCCTACTACTCTAGTGAAGATCCCGGGGTTTGTCAATTCTAATCCACCAATGGGAATACTTAACCTAAATGACCCTTAGTGTGTACTCAGCTATGTGAATGGCTGCCATGTGAGAGTGTTGAGCTAATGTAATAGCTCCAACAAAACAATGACTTTTGACTTTACTGCTAAAATAAAAATGGTAGCTGCTTTTCACATTGTTTCCGATTCCTTTAATCAGACAGAAATACATCCTCTGATTCTGTTTTTTTAGTTGCTGTTGATATTTGACACATTTCTTTTCTAGTTATCGAGGGCCAATcggtagtgctgagcgattaactgaAATGTATTGAACAACAAATTAACCGACGTCGGTTcatttatttgaattccatttagttcttctttttttgtgtgtgagccCAACGCGCCGTTTCTGTAGAGAGAAATCCAATAATTCACGAGCAAAATCAAGTCAAGAACTATGTGGGACGCTTGGCTGTAGTATTAAACCTAATTCAGCACAGAAATTTGGtgattaactacaatgaccataatccattgcgcctgTACTTCCCGGCTTGGATGTTAgattagacacacacagaccaaatAGACCGCATGATAGGAATGTACAGAACACAACGATGAGAGGGGACGGAGACAATTTGTGAAAGTATGCCTTACCTTGTTTGAAGAGctagtaaaaatgtatttttttaacagACTGCTCTGCGACATTGTTAGacaggctagcctagctaaataggatgactaaaGACAGTATGGTATATGAAGCACTGGCTGGCTGCTACTACttgagcagagatgagatgatgactttaaggaatGAAAAATGATAGACACCCGATAAAAATGAAATAATGtacacaactgaaatatgttATCATTATGATAGtaattttctatttttcaatGGATGTCTACCCAATGTGAACCTTGACAGAGACTATGGAATATTTGAAATGTTTTGACAGTATAATGTTCACTATTTTTGGTTTTTAATTTCCATTAAAAAGCTTTAAAAtcatttaaattgttttatttcgTAATGCATTTAATGCGTACCCCATCCCTGCAGTCAAAGGACAAAATTGCCCGTCTTGTGGTCTCGGAGGTGGAATGCTATTAATAGTTTTTATAATTTCACAATTAACATCCTTTTTAAGGAGCTGCCGAAaatctatgtcaaacggttttgctATATTTCTATCGTCTGTGATGTAATATTGGGaagcaaactcaaaattgaacacatttcaactctatatctgacacgGTACAGGTGTCATAAACCCATAAACATGTGAATGAGgggtatacttttgtttcaaagtagatttgtttaaccaGCACTCTGTGTGactctgatttagcccactgcagtaacaGGCTAAATATATTATTGAAACCGAAATcgaaaaccttttttgtaatcAAACCAAAACTGAACCGACCTCCAAAAAGCACTAATCACTCAGCAATACCAATCTGAGAAGAGAAGGAGACCAACAGAGGAAGCATTCAGAGTGAGTCAGTTGTTCTTGAGgcatttttaaaatttattttagTTTGTTCGTTCACAGCTTCATCTTTTGGTGTGTTTTTACAACAGCtcattaccaaaggagagaggggaggaaaggaaaggaaaggagcaGTGGCAGAAAGTTGAAGTGGAGATGGACAGATAAAGAGTGGGGGAAGCGGGACAGAGTAAAAGGGGGGTGAAGTAAAATGACTTTCTCTCATtttgaaatatctacattattattttAACTTGAGGTTATTGGCCTTCCAGGCGGTCTGATAACTATACGTAAACAGAAACACATACGTTTTGTATaaaaaggaaaaaaataaataggGTGTGGGTgggagtggtggagaggggtAAGTTAGCGGGGTGGGGGGGCGGGAGCCACGACCCCATTCCTCcagtgcagtagtagtagtagtgcgcTTGAGTGGGAGAGAGCTGGGTGTCAGCGAGGGCAGGTGGAGGGatgaggtgagggggggggggttgcagactgggagagagggaatATCGGGGGCCGGGTGGTGGAGCGCTAGTCGGTTTAGGGATGTGTCTATTACTCGTGCACCAGGGCAACGAACTCTGAAAGAGAACAAGGAGAGACCAGAGGTTAGAGCACTCTGTGGAGTCTGGGAAATCGGATGACACTATGATGACACAGGTGAGTATATGTGTCCGTCGGTCAGAGAAATAGTTTACTTACCGTCGATGCCGATCATGCCGTCTCCGTCCTTGTCGGCTTCGTTTAAGAACGCTTTGGTTTCTTTGTCGGTCAGGTCCCTGCCGTCTGAGGCAAATCCCTTCAGTACGAACCTATGGACAACAGGAGGATGGCAGAGAGATTTGAATAGAGACAGTACAACAACTAGGAATGCTCTGGTGCCTAAACAGTTAAACGTGAGTGTTTGTTTGTGGATATGGGATGTGGATGCATGTCCGTGTGGTCACTGGATAGTCACCACGCACTATATATTATTTAATAAATTAAGGTGTAGTTAGTCAAAGTGTcggtgtgtgtatctctctgtctatgtctttctggttgtgtgtgtgtctcttacttgagctcctcctcctctatgaaTCCGCTGGCATCAGCGTCCAGCACCAGGAAGGCTTTCTTCACATCCTCAGCTGACTTGGCCTTCAGACCCACCATCTCAAAGAACTTCTTATGGTCAAACGAGTCAGCCGCTGCACGGCATAATACACACACAGTTTAGTGAACACACacgcatgtgcgcacacacacacacacagagtacagacACAAATGGAGGCAGGCACACGCATACAAATGCACGCACGCAGACagaccgcatggcaagtggtaccggagtgccaagtctaggacaaaaaggcttctcaatagtttttacctccaagccataagactcctgaacaggtaatcaaatggctacccggactatttgcattgtgtgccaccccccacccctctttttacgctgcggctactctgtttatcatatatgcatagtcactttaactatacattcatgtacatactacctcaattgggccgaccaaccagtgctcccgcacattggctaaccaggctgtCTGCAtagtgtcccgccacccaccacccgccaacccctcttttactctactgctactctgtccatcatatatgcatattcactttttaagcatatctacatgtacatactacctcaatcagcctgactaaccggtgtctgtatgtagcctcactattTTATagcctgttgttttatttctttacttacctactgttcacctaacaccttttttgcacaaTTTGTTAGAGcctgtaattaagcatttcactgtaaggtctactacacgtgttgtattcggcgcacgtgacaaataaactttgatttgatttgagacaggCACGCACGGATgcttgcacacgcacacactcacacaaaacacaaaaaacaGCATGGGTGGCTGCCTGGACACAGCACTCCAGAGGCTAAATGTTAATGCTAAACAATCATTAAGAAATTACTATTGTTACACTCAGACACACGTTGTATCatcgtgtatgtgcgtgtgtggatTCTGTTGTGCCAGTGGTCATATCAGATCAGGTTAGAGGACTGTGCCAACACCAGGACTAGCTGGCATCTTCTGGCAGATGTGTTACACAATACCAGTTATTACACTATCATAATTATGTTAGATATGATGTGCTATTACAGtatcataattatgtaaaaatgtgttgatcccaaatggcaccctacttccTATATAGGAGGgcactatagggaataaggtgccatttgggacacgtaAAATGTGTATGTTTGACCAAGGAGCTCCTCCTGTTAACACTTTAGTATAGAGAACACATATTAGCCACTAACGTGCAATACAATAAATTAATTTGACCTTTACTAAGTATAATTAGCCATTTATTTTGCCTCTATTCAGTATTTTCTTGTTTACACATTATGGGATGGTTTCCCatacacagattaagcctagtcctggacaacaacagGAAAACTTTCAATGGAGAATCTTCATTGAGAATGCTTCTTAGTCCTGGACTAGGTTTAATGGATGTCTGGGAAACTGTTCCTAAATGTGATGTAAGAAAATAAAATGGAGTAAAAGGTGTTTTGGTCACCTGCGAATGCGTCTAGGGCTTTCTTGATATCGGCAGCGTTGAGAATACTGTTCATCGCCATCTCTGCAACTGGAACGTCAAGGGGGGGAGAAGAAGAAAAGGGGGGAACCAAGTTAAACACAAGGGTACATGAGAGcaaagggaacagagagagacattctCATATTACACTGCTGAGACTTGTGAACTAGAGCAAGAAATCAGGGCGAGAGCGAGATATTGAGAGAACAAattagaaaggagggagaggagggaggaggagaaactGGAGGGCGGTGGAGGTGCTCAGTTCtccatttagtgtgtgtgtgtgtgtgttttttttgggaGGGGGCTGGGGTTATTATAAGAGAAAAATGGCTGGTCTCCAGGCTTCTACTCAGCAAGGTTAGTGCCATAGGATCTGTGCCTTGTGCTGTGTCGGACATACCATAGAACAAGAACAAGAGCTGTGGAGCTAGGAGGCCGTTGGACATACCGCAGAGTTGGAGCTGTGTAGAGCTATAGTGTGGGCCGGGGGCTCCTTCTGTCTCACACTTTGAAAGGCAAGCAGTGTGTCCAACTCTGTGTGCCATTGAAGTCAATTGCTTCTTACTTATAAACGTATCACCTTACCCTTCCTACCCCAGCGCCCATCTGTCtccgaggagaggagagctggggAGTGAGTGGTGTTGACTAAGGGGTTATTGAGGAATGGATTAGTGGGTTGAGGTATGGTTGCCGTGTGGTGGCCATGCTATGATATCGTGCGAGGGCAATTTATAGTCTATTTTTGGATTCGTTTACGTCTGCAATGGCCCCCGAGGGGTGGCTCTACTCCAGGACGTCAGGACCGCAGGGCCAAGTAGGGTGCTCTAAGATATTTCCCTAAGACACAGCTGAAGCAAAGGCTCATGGGAGTGAGCAAAAAGGCCCAGCTAGACATATATAGTAcaatagagctcgccagcttgtagtcctaaaaaactGAAATGCGTTGCCTCTGGCTCGTTCAGAAATTCCTATGGGGGAAATTAATAGGGAAAGAATGGGGTTTTGGGATGAACGccaaaaataaggtctgaggttaacgcaggcttaggagatcttataagTTTTGTTCTATAAGATAATATCAGTTAGTTAaaatgacctttatgaattatgaagcctttccCTTTCagaaaaaacacatttcacatgtgaaatcatgtgaaaccgtgtttttggaacacttcgcATTTTATCATGTGATTTTCCACATGTGAATTCGGGTATGTGGCCATAGATTTATAGGCAAgaaaaaaaggtcaaaggtacacATAAGGTACCTTCGGAGATACACAGGAATTCACATGGTACTGGCAGGGCCGGCTAAATGCAGGGGCTTACCCCAACAATAcatagtatatattatatatataatattctgCAACTGCCAACCTCAGGAGGATTCAGGAGCCCACTCTCAATGAGTGTAGATAGCCTGCTGCTGCCTGGTGCCACCCTGGTAATCGTTAGATCAAGGTTGGAGATTCATGTGACTGGTCAATTGTGTGAGTCAGGGGCAGGGGCTCAAGCCCATAAGGGACCCAGTTATTatatatacatgtttttttttttcaaccacaGGAGCCCGTCCTCAAAATACACCAGAGagcataatttagccacagaggaacAATAGTTTCAAAAAAATTACAGTGGATAAAATGTTATCACaagcacatacaggtaactgccaaaataaaggaaacaccaacatagtgtctaTGAAGGGTTTGGCTACGAGCTGTCGGAatagcttcaatgcgccttggcataaaGACTACAAGTGGACCTAAAACAAACCATGCCAGTAAAATGCACACCAGACCATAACATATCATTTGAATTCCTCGTTTACTCAAGtgtttgctttattttggcagttacttgtTGCCTACAGTCGGAAAGGCCAACTTTTTTGTCAAGCAAGCACACCAAATATACAGCTTGTGGCACCGGGGCCAATGATTTCGTAATATGGCCCTGGGTACTGGTCAATATCTTGTGTGGATAATCTAGTATAATGGTAATTCTTTCTAGGTGCAATCGCTACTGCACTCCaaaaaatgctgggttaaaaGCAACCCATAGCTGGCTAAATAGTGGACAGAACACGTGTTGGGTTATTGAGCTATGATCCAGCATGTCAGATCAGAATACAGAATACTGGAGGCATGGCTTTCAGT contains:
- the LOC110538011 gene encoding parvalbumin-7; translated protein: MAMNSILNAADIKKALDAFAAADSFDHKKFFEMVGLKAKSAEDVKKAFLVLDADASGFIEEEELKFVLKGFASDGRDLTDKETKAFLNEADKDGDGMIGIDEFVALVHE